One window from the genome of Desulfonatronum thiodismutans encodes:
- a CDS encoding tetratricopeptide repeat protein — MSTELIKARSALAGINTLLKQQKVLPAVLALHDALGLIIRTPLMKSERSDFERSLEKAVYQLNGDANLRKIYPILLQYTPGEEAALQAALRELLGELQENAVHDAKKLLAEQERRKQEGLAKGRQLILEGQYDPASQFFDKMLKYFHGDQELRVDIGELFLEAGQFDQAFTYLLESLRNNPESVHLLNRIGMGLRKLGKFEEAEQCFLQALKLSTDDERLYFNLGRVYVDRAQWDKAEQAASKAMALNPELEQAKKMRDFAQRKQKS; from the coding sequence ATGTCCACGGAATTGATCAAGGCCCGCTCCGCGCTGGCGGGCATCAACACCCTGCTCAAGCAGCAAAAGGTCCTGCCCGCCGTCCTGGCGTTGCACGACGCCTTGGGCCTGATCATCCGCACGCCGTTGATGAAAAGCGAACGCTCGGACTTTGAGCGCTCCCTGGAGAAAGCCGTCTATCAGCTCAACGGCGACGCCAATCTGCGAAAAATCTACCCGATCCTGCTCCAATACACCCCCGGCGAGGAAGCCGCGCTTCAGGCCGCGCTCCGGGAACTGCTGGGCGAGCTGCAGGAGAACGCGGTCCATGACGCAAAAAAGCTCCTGGCTGAACAGGAACGTCGCAAACAGGAGGGCCTGGCCAAGGGCCGGCAGTTAATCCTGGAAGGCCAGTACGATCCCGCGAGCCAATTCTTCGACAAGATGCTCAAGTATTTTCACGGCGATCAGGAACTGCGGGTGGACATCGGCGAACTGTTCCTCGAGGCAGGCCAGTTCGACCAGGCTTTCACCTATCTGCTCGAATCCTTGCGAAACAACCCGGAATCCGTCCACCTGCTGAACCGCATCGGCATGGGCCTGCGCAAGCTGGGCAAGTTCGAGGAGGCGGAACAATGCTTCCTGCAGGCCCTGAAGCTGTCCACGGACGATGAACGGCTCTATTTCAACCTTGGACGCGTCTACGTCGACCGGGCCCAATGGGATAAGGCCGAGCAGGCCGCTTCCAAGGCCATGGCCCTCAACCCCGAACTGGAACAGGCCAAAAAAATGCGGGATTTCGCCCAACGCAAACAAAAGAGCTGA
- a CDS encoding homoserine dehydrogenase: MSGELIRLGLAGLGTVGTGLAKILVSNADWIERRLGRRVTIKTALVRDPSKARDVPEDMPIRLTADIQDLLEDPELDVIVELMGGKDTAYELITKSLRSGRHVVTANKALLAERGNELFALAAEKGVGLGFEASIAGGIPIVQTLKEGLACNRIKVLTGILNGTANFILSEMTSRGLDFQTALRQAQVKGYAEADPTLDIEGLDAAHKLILLIRLAHGQDYPLSSLPVTGITHVDPQDIAFAEEFGYRIKLIAQVRETDGLLDAGVFTALVRREAILGKVDGPFNAILLDGDAVGPIMLYGQGAGDLPTGSAVLADIMSLVRNGRAPDNTGFQNATLPPARILPPALVRSRHYFRFSVQDRPGVLASIAGMLGQRNISIAQVVQKGSPTGSCVPVVIVTHKALAQDVQAAVGEIDGQSFITAPTVHHRILPSPA, from the coding sequence ATGTCCGGAGAGCTGATCCGTCTGGGACTGGCCGGACTTGGCACCGTGGGCACGGGACTGGCCAAGATCCTTGTTTCCAACGCGGATTGGATCGAGCGGCGGCTGGGCCGACGCGTGACGATCAAGACCGCCCTGGTCCGCGACCCCTCCAAGGCCCGGGACGTTCCTGAGGACATGCCCATCCGGCTGACCGCCGACATCCAGGATTTGCTCGAAGACCCGGAACTGGACGTCATCGTGGAGCTGATGGGCGGCAAGGACACGGCCTACGAGCTGATTACCAAATCCTTGCGCTCGGGCCGCCACGTGGTCACGGCCAACAAGGCCCTGCTGGCCGAACGGGGCAACGAGCTTTTCGCCCTGGCCGCGGAAAAGGGCGTGGGCCTGGGCTTTGAGGCCAGCATCGCCGGGGGCATTCCCATCGTCCAGACGCTCAAGGAGGGGCTGGCCTGCAACCGGATCAAGGTGCTCACCGGCATCCTCAACGGCACGGCCAATTTCATCCTTTCGGAAATGACCTCACGGGGGCTGGACTTCCAGACCGCCCTGCGCCAGGCCCAGGTCAAGGGCTACGCCGAGGCCGATCCCACTCTGGACATCGAGGGCCTGGACGCGGCCCACAAACTGATTCTGCTGATCCGGCTGGCCCACGGTCAGGACTATCCCCTGTCCAGCCTGCCGGTCACGGGCATCACCCACGTGGACCCTCAGGACATCGCCTTTGCCGAGGAGTTCGGCTACCGGATCAAGCTCATCGCCCAGGTCCGGGAGACCGACGGCCTGCTGGACGCCGGGGTGTTCACGGCCCTGGTCCGGCGGGAAGCCATCCTGGGCAAGGTGGACGGCCCGTTCAACGCCATCCTCCTGGACGGCGACGCGGTGGGGCCGATCATGCTCTACGGCCAGGGCGCCGGAGACCTGCCCACGGGCAGCGCCGTGCTCGCGGACATCATGAGCCTGGTTCGCAACGGACGAGCCCCGGACAATACGGGCTTCCAGAACGCCACCCTGCCCCCGGCCCGCATACTGCCCCCCGCACTGGTCCGTTCCCGGCATTATTTCCGCTTTTCCGTCCAGGACCGCCCCGGAGTGCTGGCCAGCATTGCCGGAATGCTGGGGCAACGCAACATCAGCATCGCTCAGGTGGTCCAGAAGGGGTCACCGACCGGGAGCTGCGTGCCGGTGGTCATCGTGACCCACAAAGCCCTGGCTCAGGACGTCCAGGCGGCCGTCGGGGAAATTGACGGGCAAAGCTTCATCACCGCCCCCACGGTGCATCACAGGATCCTCCCCTCCCCGGCATGA
- a CDS encoding efflux RND transporter periplasmic adaptor subunit: MHAIRPTLLICALLLFTGCAETEPVYAPGPRPVKTMVVEPPQSQVVRSFSGIARASRDMALSFRVSGVLQELPVQMGQRVRPGELIARLDPTDFELQVMELEAQAEHARATFTRAKADYERFQALYDADSVSKSELDQARAGFETSQAQLAAVGKSLELVRQQLSYTRLTAPMAGTISEVPVENYQTVQTGQPVVILSTDDDLEFEVGLPDQLIHQVQLGDPAQVIFDVLPDRPFAATVSEVGITPGPVSTFPVKLRLAEPASQVRPGMIGMARFTFSHANSRPFTVVPVEAVFGLPSGEQAVWLVNTETGTNSGTVHRQHVIAGRLLPGGLQILDGLLGGETVVIRGVHRLEQGQKVRLPQDAS; the protein is encoded by the coding sequence TTGCATGCCATACGCCCGACACTCTTGATTTGCGCCCTGCTCCTCTTCACCGGGTGCGCCGAGACCGAGCCGGTGTACGCGCCGGGACCGCGGCCGGTGAAGACCATGGTCGTGGAGCCCCCCCAGAGCCAAGTCGTGCGAAGCTTTTCCGGCATTGCCCGCGCCTCCCGGGACATGGCGCTTAGCTTTCGGGTCTCCGGCGTGCTTCAGGAACTCCCCGTCCAGATGGGCCAGCGGGTCCGCCCTGGGGAGCTGATCGCCCGATTGGATCCCACGGATTTTGAGCTGCAGGTCATGGAACTGGAGGCCCAGGCTGAGCATGCCAGGGCGACCTTCACCAGGGCCAAGGCGGATTACGAGCGGTTCCAGGCGTTGTATGACGCGGACAGCGTCAGCAAGAGCGAGCTGGACCAGGCCCGGGCCGGATTCGAGACGTCCCAGGCCCAACTGGCCGCGGTGGGCAAAAGCCTGGAACTGGTCCGCCAGCAGCTCTCCTACACCAGACTGACCGCGCCCATGGCCGGGACCATCTCCGAAGTGCCGGTGGAGAATTATCAGACCGTCCAAACCGGACAGCCCGTCGTCATACTCAGTACCGACGACGATCTGGAATTCGAGGTCGGCCTGCCGGATCAGCTTATCCACCAGGTTCAACTGGGCGACCCGGCCCAGGTGATCTTTGACGTGCTTCCAGACCGGCCCTTCGCCGCCACGGTCAGCGAGGTCGGAATCACCCCCGGGCCGGTGAGCACCTTTCCGGTCAAGCTGCGCCTGGCCGAGCCCGCGTCGCAAGTTCGTCCCGGCATGATCGGCATGGCCCGGTTCACCTTTTCCCACGCAAACTCCCGGCCTTTCACCGTGGTTCCCGTGGAAGCGGTCTTCGGCCTGCCTTCCGGGGAACAGGCCGTCTGGCTGGTGAATACCGAAACCGGCACCAATTCCGGCACCGTCCACCGCCAACACGTCATCGCGGGCCGCCTGCTCCCGGGCGGATTGCAAATCCTGGACGGCCTGCTTGGCGGCGAAACCGTCGTCATCCGCGGCGTCCACCGCCTGGAACAAGGCCAAAAAGTCCGCCTCCCCCAAGACGCATCCTGA
- a CDS encoding TVP38/TMEM64 family protein, whose translation MTESLVELLRHYGMYAALVSIGLNVLATISGVFPTFFITAANIALFGFWTGAFISFLGESLGAVTAFLLYRAGFRSSAQSALNRYPRAKALINAQGREAFQLIFLLRLLPFAPAFVSTLGAAVGKASLPLFTTASTLGKIPALLMEAYVVLEVTRFQVTGKIILVVLALWLAYDVAKRLRNRPQL comes from the coding sequence ATGACCGAATCCCTCGTCGAGCTGCTGCGCCACTACGGCATGTACGCCGCGCTGGTCAGCATCGGCCTGAACGTCCTGGCCACCATCAGCGGCGTCTTTCCCACGTTCTTCATCACCGCGGCGAACATCGCCCTGTTCGGCTTCTGGACGGGCGCCTTCATCTCCTTTCTGGGCGAATCCCTGGGCGCGGTAACGGCCTTCCTGCTTTACCGGGCCGGGTTTCGGTCTTCAGCCCAATCGGCCCTGAATCGCTACCCCAGGGCCAAGGCCCTGATCAACGCCCAGGGCCGGGAAGCCTTTCAACTGATCTTCCTGCTCCGCCTGCTGCCCTTTGCCCCGGCCTTTGTCTCAACCCTGGGCGCGGCCGTGGGCAAAGCCTCCCTGCCTCTCTTCACCACGGCCTCCACACTGGGTAAAATCCCGGCCCTGCTCATGGAAGCCTACGTCGTGCTTGAAGTCACCCGATTCCAAGTTACTGGCAAAATCATCCTGGTTGTCTTGGCCTTGTGGCTGGCCTATGATGTCGCTAAACGGTTACGCAATCGTCCGCAACTATAG
- the carA gene encoding glutamine-hydrolyzing carbamoyl-phosphate synthase small subunit, with amino-acid sequence MRAILALEDGTWFAGRSFTGEGEAGGEVIFNTGMTGYQEVLTDPSYIGQMVCMTYPLMGNYGVNPEDVESDRVQVEAMIVKECCKQPSNWRATQSLPDYLRDAGVVGLEGIDTRALTRHLRIHGAKRGVISTRNVPVQELVEQAKALPSMEGANLVQRVKVPGPYVWDGQRPKPVNIDQGFSWSERGDGRGDGRGYRVVVFDFGIKWSILRILREKGLDLLMVPSTFTAEQVMALKPDAVFLGNGPGDPAAVTEAVRTVAALTDKLPMAGICLGQQIMGLALGGTTFKLKFGHHGLNHPVKELATGRVEISSQNHGFCVDFGQADFYEPTHVNLNDNTLEGFRHKTKPLMAVQHHPEAGPGPHDCRSFFDRFISMLDDVVGKR; translated from the coding sequence ATGCGCGCAATATTGGCCCTTGAAGACGGCACCTGGTTCGCCGGACGCTCCTTTACCGGCGAAGGCGAAGCCGGCGGCGAGGTGATTTTCAACACCGGCATGACCGGATATCAGGAAGTGCTCACCGACCCCTCGTACATTGGTCAGATGGTCTGCATGACCTATCCGCTGATGGGCAACTACGGGGTCAACCCCGAGGACGTGGAATCCGACCGGGTCCAGGTGGAGGCGATGATCGTCAAGGAGTGCTGCAAGCAGCCCTCCAACTGGCGGGCCACCCAGTCCCTGCCGGACTATCTGCGCGACGCCGGGGTGGTCGGCCTGGAAGGCATCGACACCCGGGCCCTGACCCGGCATCTGCGCATCCACGGGGCCAAGCGCGGCGTGATCTCCACCCGAAACGTCCCGGTCCAGGAACTTGTGGAACAGGCCAAGGCCCTGCCCTCCATGGAGGGCGCGAATCTGGTCCAGCGGGTCAAGGTTCCCGGCCCGTACGTCTGGGACGGACAAAGGCCGAAACCCGTGAACATCGACCAGGGCTTTTCCTGGTCCGAACGTGGAGATGGACGTGGAGATGGCCGGGGCTACCGGGTTGTGGTCTTTGATTTCGGCATCAAGTGGAGCATTCTGCGCATTCTCCGGGAAAAGGGCCTGGACCTGCTGATGGTCCCGTCCACCTTTACGGCGGAGCAGGTCATGGCCCTGAAGCCGGACGCGGTGTTCCTGGGCAACGGCCCCGGCGACCCCGCGGCGGTGACCGAGGCGGTGCGAACCGTCGCGGCGCTTACGGACAAGCTGCCCATGGCCGGAATCTGCCTGGGCCAGCAGATCATGGGCCTGGCCCTGGGCGGGACCACCTTCAAGCTGAAGTTCGGCCACCACGGCCTGAACCATCCAGTCAAGGAACTGGCCACGGGCCGGGTGGAGATTTCCTCCCAGAACCACGGTTTTTGCGTGGACTTCGGCCAGGCCGATTTTTACGAACCCACCCACGTCAATCTCAACGACAACACCCTGGAAGGCTTCCGCCACAAGACCAAGCCGCTGATGGCCGTCCAGCACCATCCCGAAGCCGGCCCCGGCCCCCACGACTGCCGCTCGTTCTTCGATCGCTTCATCTCCATGTTGGACGACGTAGTCGGCAAACGATAG
- a CDS encoding aminotransferase class I/II-fold pyridoxal phosphate-dependent enzyme, whose amino-acid sequence MEQFPRVHRLPPYVFAVVNELKARMRHQGEDIIDLGMGNPDLATPKHIVDKLCEAAHKATNHRYSASKGIPKLRLAICDWYWRRFGVELNPDQESVVTLGAKEGLAHLAMVMLSPGDVVFAQDPTYPIHPYSAIIAGADVRRIPIGRDRDFFEDLMVATRQTWPQPKVLIISYPHNPTTQCVDLAFFEKIVDFAKEHKMYVIHDLAYADLTFDGYQAPSFLQAKGAKDVGVEFFSLSKSYSMAGWRVGFCVGNRDMVQALTRIKSYLDYGMFQPVQIAAIIALNGPQDCVQEIVDVYKDRRDALIEGLHRVGWDVPSPKGTMFVWAQIPEEFRSMGSVEFSKLLLREGKVAVSPGLGFGNYGDDHVRFALVENRHRINQAIRGLRKVISGESCPES is encoded by the coding sequence ATGGAACAATTTCCTCGCGTACACAGACTGCCCCCCTATGTTTTCGCCGTGGTCAACGAACTCAAGGCCCGGATGCGTCATCAAGGGGAGGACATCATTGATCTCGGCATGGGCAATCCGGATCTGGCCACGCCCAAGCACATCGTGGACAAGCTCTGCGAGGCCGCGCACAAGGCCACGAACCATCGCTACTCCGCCTCCAAGGGCATTCCCAAGCTGCGCCTGGCCATCTGCGACTGGTACTGGCGGCGGTTCGGGGTGGAGCTGAACCCGGACCAGGAGTCCGTGGTCACTCTGGGTGCCAAGGAAGGCCTGGCCCATTTGGCCATGGTCATGCTCAGCCCCGGCGACGTGGTCTTTGCCCAGGACCCGACCTATCCCATCCATCCCTACTCGGCGATCATCGCCGGCGCTGACGTCCGGCGCATCCCCATCGGTCGGGATCGGGACTTTTTCGAGGACCTGATGGTGGCCACCCGCCAGACCTGGCCCCAGCCCAAGGTGCTGATCATCTCCTACCCGCACAACCCCACCACCCAGTGCGTGGACCTGGCCTTTTTCGAGAAGATCGTGGACTTTGCCAAGGAACACAAGATGTACGTGATCCACGACCTGGCCTACGCGGACCTGACCTTCGACGGCTATCAGGCCCCCAGCTTTTTGCAGGCCAAAGGCGCCAAGGACGTGGGCGTGGAGTTCTTCTCCCTTTCCAAGAGCTATTCCATGGCCGGTTGGCGGGTTGGGTTCTGCGTGGGCAACCGGGACATGGTCCAGGCCCTGACCCGGATCAAGAGCTATCTGGACTACGGCATGTTCCAGCCCGTTCAGATCGCGGCGATCATCGCCCTGAACGGCCCCCAGGACTGCGTCCAGGAAATCGTGGACGTCTACAAGGACCGCCGGGACGCGTTGATCGAGGGCCTGCACCGCGTCGGCTGGGACGTTCCCTCGCCCAAGGGCACGATGTTCGTCTGGGCCCAGATTCCCGAAGAATTTCGAAGCATGGGTTCGGTGGAGTTTTCCAAGCTGCTCCTGCGGGAAGGCAAGGTGGCCGTGTCCCCGGGCCTCGGCTTCGGCAACTACGGCGACGACCACGTCCGCTTCGCCCTGGTGGAGAACCGCCACCGCATTAACCAGGCAATCCGCGGGTTGCGCAAGGTCATTTCGGGGGAATCATGTCCGGAGAGCTGA
- the kdsB gene encoding 3-deoxy-manno-octulosonate cytidylyltransferase — protein sequence MSAVCRDRPRCHGIIPARFASTRFPGKPLADILGKPMIWHVYQRARACPDLCGVTLATDDQRILEAARKLDIPATMTRDDHPCGTDRVLEAAERLGVDADDVVVNIQGDEPALRPELLTELLSPFDDPAVQVSTLARPLSAEEAQSPDVVKVVTDAQGLALYFSRALIPYPREGAGDFLGHIGLYAFRMRTLRAFVGLGPGKLEQIEKLEQLRLLEAGIPIRVLRTEHCTHGVDRPEDIPRVCILLREQGLA from the coding sequence ATGAGCGCTGTTTGCCGCGATCGACCGAGGTGCCACGGAATCATCCCGGCCCGCTTCGCTTCCACCCGCTTTCCGGGCAAGCCCCTGGCCGACATCCTGGGCAAGCCCATGATCTGGCACGTGTACCAGCGGGCCAGGGCCTGTCCGGATCTGTGCGGCGTGACCCTGGCCACGGACGACCAACGAATTCTGGAAGCGGCCCGAAAGCTGGACATCCCGGCGACCATGACCCGCGACGACCACCCCTGCGGCACTGACCGGGTCCTGGAGGCCGCTGAACGACTGGGAGTCGACGCGGACGACGTGGTGGTCAACATCCAGGGCGACGAGCCGGCCTTGCGCCCGGAACTGCTGACCGAGCTGCTCAGCCCCTTCGACGACCCGGCCGTCCAGGTGAGCACGCTGGCCAGACCGCTTTCCGCCGAGGAGGCCCAGAGTCCCGACGTGGTCAAGGTCGTCACCGACGCCCAAGGCCTGGCCCTTTACTTTTCCCGTGCGCTGATCCCTTACCCCAGGGAAGGCGCCGGCGACTTTCTGGGGCATATCGGACTGTACGCCTTCCGGATGCGCACCTTGCGCGCCTTCGTCGGCCTCGGCCCCGGCAAGCTGGAACAGATTGAAAAACTGGAACAGCTCCGGCTTCTGGAAGCCGGCATTCCCATCCGTGTCTTGCGCACGGAGCATTGCACCCACGGCGTGGACCGGCCCGAGGACATCCCCAGGGTTTGCATACTCCTTCGGGAACAAGGACTGGCCTGA
- a CDS encoding efflux RND transporter permease subunit produces MNIASWCIQNNRTSLVVFLLLAFLGFSTYLNIPRLEDPEFTVRVALVITPFPGASPQRVEELVTDKLEERIREIAEVDYITSQSMSGLSIIEVNIQQRFKDLGPIWQNLRNKVADAAPDLPDGVLPSMVDDEFGDVFGILIALTGDGYTYREMKDTADQVRDQLLRLEDVGKVSLHGVQEERIYVDFSNARLAEFGFSPAHVVHLLQTQNTIQPSGVALAGAERIVIEPSGEFTSLDDLANATFRLPGRTDAIALRDFAAISRDYVDPPDPMARFNGQRTLILAVSMAQGGKITDLGDRVQERLTELRANLPMGLELDILLFQPDFVRTAIDDFMVNLFLAFVFVVAAMFVFTGLRTGIVAGLIIPMSILTCIALMPLFGVDLQRVSIASFIIALGLLVANGVVVSENILVRLNRGEDRRDAAVRSVRELWFPLLTSSLTTIFAFMPIPMAKSETGEYTMSLFIVVSLTLLLSWIYSLTMVPLLSYYFQKPRRREGQNGREPFSGFWYRGFRALLLFCLRRRTLFLAFALLLTIGGTAAFRQVPTIFFPPNDREMFTLDFWQPFGTDIRSTADRLAELEAHLLDQPGVDSLGAFIGSGGPRWYLSLNPEQTNPNYAFVIVNTKSLEDVAPLIRSTRGYLDDHFPDARHTVSRLELGPPVGAPIQIRVSGPEIDALYRLRDNIVLAIAPIEGITSIYDDWGEWTKKLVVDVNQEQAKRTGLSTRDIALSLQTQISGLTATQYREGDNLVPIVLRAQESFREDLGNIEGLNVYGFSADNAQIRGVPLLQLADTRLVWQPSDIRRRDQTRTMTVKVEISGRYAADVLTEVQAEVDRIAQGPEWPDHYFVEYGGEVEESTEANASVMAGVPLAMGLLALVLIVQFNSIRRFLIIMLTIPPMMVGISAGLLLTREPFGFMAMLGMISLVGIIVNNAILILDRMEIEQAEGKQPQELVVDAVLERLRAIFLTAATTIMGLVPLAVLGGDMWRPMANVLIFGLAFSSLFTLVLCPVLYAAFFRVRFAKS; encoded by the coding sequence ATGAACATCGCCTCCTGGTGCATCCAGAACAACCGGACTTCCCTCGTCGTCTTCCTCCTGTTGGCTTTTCTCGGGTTCTCCACCTATCTGAACATCCCCCGCCTGGAAGACCCCGAATTCACCGTGCGCGTCGCCCTGGTGATCACCCCCTTTCCCGGCGCTTCCCCCCAGCGCGTGGAGGAATTGGTCACGGACAAGCTGGAGGAACGCATCCGGGAAATCGCGGAGGTGGACTACATTACCTCCCAGTCCATGTCCGGCCTGTCCATCATTGAGGTGAACATCCAGCAGCGGTTCAAGGATCTGGGTCCGATCTGGCAGAACCTGCGCAACAAGGTGGCCGACGCGGCCCCGGACCTGCCCGACGGCGTCCTGCCCTCCATGGTTGACGACGAGTTCGGCGACGTGTTCGGCATTCTCATCGCCCTGACCGGAGACGGCTACACCTACCGGGAGATGAAGGATACCGCGGACCAGGTCCGGGACCAGCTCCTGCGCTTGGAGGACGTGGGCAAGGTGTCCCTGCATGGCGTCCAGGAAGAACGCATTTATGTGGATTTTTCCAATGCCCGACTGGCCGAGTTCGGATTCAGCCCGGCCCATGTGGTCCACCTGCTTCAGACCCAGAACACCATCCAGCCCAGCGGCGTGGCCCTTGCCGGCGCCGAGCGGATCGTCATCGAGCCCTCCGGCGAATTCACTTCCCTGGACGATCTGGCCAATGCCACCTTCCGCCTGCCGGGCCGGACCGACGCCATCGCCCTGCGGGACTTCGCCGCCATATCCCGTGACTACGTGGACCCGCCCGACCCCATGGCCCGGTTCAACGGGCAGCGCACCCTGATCCTGGCCGTAAGCATGGCCCAGGGCGGCAAGATCACGGACCTGGGCGACCGGGTCCAGGAACGGCTGACCGAACTGCGGGCCAACCTGCCCATGGGCCTGGAACTGGACATCCTGCTTTTCCAGCCGGACTTCGTGCGCACGGCCATCGACGACTTCATGGTCAACCTGTTTCTGGCCTTCGTCTTCGTGGTCGCGGCCATGTTCGTGTTCACGGGCTTGCGCACCGGCATCGTGGCCGGGCTGATCATCCCCATGTCCATTTTGACCTGCATCGCCCTGATGCCCCTGTTCGGCGTGGACCTGCAGCGGGTCTCCATTGCCTCGTTCATCATCGCCCTGGGCCTGCTGGTGGCCAATGGCGTGGTGGTCAGCGAGAACATTCTGGTCCGCCTGAACCGGGGCGAGGACCGCCGGGATGCGGCCGTGCGCTCGGTGCGCGAGCTCTGGTTTCCCCTGCTGACCTCCTCCCTGACCACGATCTTCGCCTTCATGCCCATTCCCATGGCCAAGTCCGAGACCGGGGAATACACCATGTCCCTGTTCATCGTGGTCAGCCTGACCCTGCTCTTGTCCTGGATCTACTCCCTGACCATGGTTCCCCTGCTCAGTTACTACTTCCAGAAGCCGCGTAGAAGGGAAGGGCAAAACGGACGCGAACCCTTTTCCGGCTTCTGGTACCGAGGATTTCGGGCTCTGCTGCTGTTCTGCCTGCGCCGCCGCACGCTTTTTCTGGCCTTCGCTCTGCTGCTGACCATCGGCGGGACCGCGGCCTTCCGCCAGGTGCCGACCATCTTCTTCCCGCCCAATGACCGGGAAATGTTCACCCTCGACTTCTGGCAGCCCTTTGGCACGGATATCCGCTCCACCGCGGATCGGCTGGCCGAACTGGAAGCCCACCTGCTCGATCAACCCGGCGTGGATTCCCTGGGCGCGTTCATCGGTTCCGGCGGACCGCGCTGGTACCTCTCCCTGAATCCGGAGCAGACCAATCCCAACTACGCCTTCGTCATCGTGAACACCAAAAGCCTGGAGGACGTCGCCCCGCTGATCCGGTCCACCCGGGGCTATCTGGACGACCACTTCCCTGACGCCCGGCATACGGTGAGCCGCCTGGAACTCGGCCCGCCCGTGGGCGCGCCGATCCAGATCCGCGTCTCCGGCCCGGAAATCGACGCCCTGTACCGGCTGCGGGACAATATCGTCCTGGCCATCGCCCCCATTGAGGGCATCACCTCCATCTACGACGACTGGGGCGAATGGACCAAGAAACTGGTCGTGGACGTGAACCAGGAACAGGCCAAGCGCACCGGACTAAGTACCCGGGACATCGCCCTGTCCCTGCAAACCCAGATTTCCGGCCTCACGGCCACCCAGTACAGGGAAGGCGACAACTTGGTGCCGATAGTGCTCCGGGCTCAGGAAAGCTTTCGGGAAGATCTGGGCAACATCGAAGGGCTCAACGTCTATGGTTTTAGCGCCGACAATGCCCAGATCCGCGGCGTGCCCCTGCTCCAGTTGGCCGACACCCGGCTGGTCTGGCAGCCCAGCGACATTCGCCGCCGGGATCAGACCCGGACCATGACCGTAAAGGTGGAAATCTCCGGGCGCTACGCCGCGGACGTCCTGACCGAGGTCCAGGCCGAGGTGGACCGGATCGCCCAGGGGCCCGAATGGCCGGATCACTATTTCGTGGAGTACGGGGGAGAGGTGGAGGAAAGCACCGAGGCCAACGCATCGGTTATGGCCGGGGTGCCCCTGGCCATGGGCCTGCTGGCCCTGGTGCTCATCGTGCAGTTCAATTCCATCCGCCGCTTCCTGATCATCATGCTGACCATCCCGCCGATGATGGTCGGGATCAGCGCCGGACTGCTGCTGACCCGGGAGCCCTTCGGGTTCATGGCCATGCTGGGCATGATCAGTCTGGTGGGGATCATCGTGAACAACGCCATCCTGATCCTGGACCGGATGGAGATCGAACAGGCAGAAGGCAAACAGCCGCAAGAACTTGTGGTGGATGCCGTCCTGGAACGGCTGCGGGCCATCTTCCTGACCGCGGCCACCACGATCATGGGCCTTGTTCCCCTGGCCGTGCTCGGAGGCGACATGTGGCGGCCCATGGCCAACGTCCTGATCTTCGGCCTGGCCTTCTCCTCCCTGTTCACCCTGGTCCTCTGCCCGGTGCTCTACGCCGCGTTCTTCAGGGTGCGGTTCGCGAAGTCGTGA